From the genome of Mastacembelus armatus chromosome 12, fMasArm1.2, whole genome shotgun sequence:
CTTGTTGCTGCACAGCTGCAAAGAGCTGCAGGTGCGAGCTGCTAATTGGCTGATTGGATCACGTGGACACCgcattcattcataaaaaaagggaaagggaaatagtttttgcagctttttcaaccaaaatgcagctgtggtttatttataatataaaattcTAGCAACActcatgtttatgtgttttactAAAGCGGCAGGATTTGATGTTGTCCATTTCCAAGTAACCTAACGAGGGTGGACGTTTTAATCAGTACATTCAAATGAacatgataaaagaaaaaatgttgatttttttattaaagcattaaaaatacTGAGCTATTTATTAAAACCACTTTGTATCGCAAGTCTCCACTGTCATCTGTTGTACattcctgcacacacaggaaGGATCCAGTGACATCAGGCCTCCTGGGTAACAGCTCCACCCAGAGGAGAGCTGTGGTAATGACTGGAAAGTTCCTGAAGACTCTGGAGCTCCTCCACTTAGAATATAAAAGCTGGGACAGTCCCAGCGCTGAGACAGAAAGCAAGACCAGcaagacagaagagaacagacactTTGACAGTGTTTCATCTCACAACCAGAGGACTCAActctaaacacacactgaagatgCTGTGCTCTCATGGATTCCAGTCTGCCCTCAGGCCATTCATGGGCTTCAGCTGGCCTGTACGCAGCCTGTGGCCAGAGGTCAGACCTCTGTTCTGTCAGCAGGATCTACTGCAGAGAAACCTACAGGAGCTGTGCAGCAGTCTGGAGCTGATGCACAAACTTCAGCACAAGATCCTGGAGGAGACTGAGCCTTTCCAAAGCAGTGGGACCGTGCAGCCGCTCTCCTTCCAGCTGGACAAAGAGGGACAGCACTTTGGCCTGACCCTGGACACTCGTGGCTTTTCCCCAGAGGAGCTGTCTGTCAGGCAGGTGGGCAGGAAGCTGAGGGTCAGTgggaagacagagaagaagcaggaggaCGGGAAAGGCTCCTACTCTTACAGACTCCAGGAGTTCAGACAGGAGTTTGATCTGCCTGAAGGACTCAACCCTGAAGCCGTCACCTGCTGCCTGGCTCCAGACGGGAAGCTCCACATCCAGGCAGCCAAAGCTCCGTGTGTTGAGGAGGCTGAGAGAGAGCTGACTATCAAGAGGAGCTTGGAGGAGAAACcacagcagagtgtgtgtccacacacagAAGACAACAGCACAGATACAGGCAGCACAGGACAACCCTGAACACGTGGACTGATCACTATGTTGTTGTGccaatgtttttataaaaagtTGAATGCtcattgtttatatttgtatatttgtactTTGGCATAataaacagatgtttaaaacttaaatttttctgtctttttattaatattttgattGTCTTGACCTGAAAATTAGGTTTGTGGGTCAAAAAGCAGAACTTGAAGCAATAGAAAATTCATGGCTGACATAGGTCAGTAGGTACTCCAGtgattagtagtagtagtagaatgATACATTGCATATTTACCTTTTACAAAGCCTAATTAGGAATGAGTGACAGATTTGAGGGTCATAGTAAAATGTGCAGTAGCAAATAATGTCCTCTAGATGTCATAATGTGGCCAGCATAAAGCAGAAATTATTGCCCAGTTTCTCCTCTGGCAGCTTTTGTATGATTTTCAGATTATGGCAGAGCAGTTCATTTTTACATGTGTGCGATGAAGATCGGAACTAAATCATCTACTCAGTGACAATATGTCTCTCAAAAGAATATATTATGCATCTATTATGAGACTATTTatcaatatattttctgttttagggattgtaataaatacatacaaaaagaaaatccaaaaagtACTTGTGATGATGCTGGTAATCTACAGAAACAGTAGTCTATAGCCTGTATTTTCAAGTTAAAAAAGTTGAAAACATGCTTTTTAACATGAGcaaacaactacaactacaactactaatgatgatgatgtatttTGTGATGTCATAAAAATCCCCTGGGTACCAGGTGCAGTACACAAGTTTTCCATCCAGCCTTTAAAATGACTTGAATCAGTCTCTCTGGGTAGTATAAATGACTAatgaatgattaaataaaagtaaCCTCTCCTGGGACACCAATCACTGTCGTagccaaataaaaaacataaaaaacaatattatttgAAGTAATAGTATTACACAATGAAGCAGAATTAATGCCCTTGCCCACCtgctatattttcttttctttccctatGTTGTTTACAAGTAAATGTCAGCTATTATAGACACTGTTTGGTCTCTCCCTGGCTCCCATCTGGCTGCCAGGGCTTTCCTTTCCCAAGAATAGATGAATTGTCTTGTAAACGTGGCAAGCacaggggtggaggaggagagaaattTGCTTTAGGGACtcactttgcttttgttttatttctatttatggagctgctctttatttttcaggGCAGTGTTGAAAGAATGCCTATTTACTCGATCTTTAAATATCATAGGGTGTTCACCACTTCTCCACTTCGTCCCTCCATGTCTCCCTGTTTGCTTGGGAATTcttgtttcatcttttttcctatcattttctcctctccttgtcAGCCGTCTTCAGTCTTTACCTCCCTGAGCCCACTGTCCCTCCCATCCTATCGtgtctcctcctttcctctcctctccatcctcctcactctctctttgGCAGATAAGTCGAGCATTGCTGTGACATCCTCTTTACTCAATATCCTTTGCTTTCATCTCCTCACTTTTAGAGgtggagttttattttaatgccaGCAACACATGGAAACATTTACCGACTATGATATCTTCTTTCATCAAGGCCCATTTCCCTCTCACCCCCCCACAATCCTCCTATCATCCTTCTTTACTAAAATCCCCTTCTTTACTTTCTCTCTTCACTTCTCTTCGTCACATTCACTCCTAACCCCTCCACTCATTCCCCCATCGCCCAGACACTTTAATTGACTTTTAATCAACAGGGTGTGTTTGAAGCAGACAGCTTTTATTgccattacaaaaaaacaatgagtcagtcttgtgtgtgtgtccatatgtgtgtgGCTGCctacttctgtgtgtgttaaatgtgaTGGTGAAAAGATGCCATGTAGTATCAATGAATACTTTGTCAAATATTAAAAACGGGTATCAATCCAACACATACATTCAGCTTACTTTCATAATGTTTTGTTTAGGAATATACCAAATTTGAGTAAAACTGTGTTTTCCTGATACCGGTACAAAAGGTTGGACTGTAGTTAAACCCGCTAGAGGCGATTGCAGGAAAACACAAGCACCCAGTTTCCGACATCAGCCCTTTCCCATTTGACAATCAGCATCACACCTAATAAAACGGTCAGTCTGGATGTGTTACAGACCATGTAAAGATCTTATTGTAATATGAAGTGAGTACCAGTGTTTATAGTAGTTTGTGCTATTGTATTTAATGGTGAGTCATTTAATGTAACATTATACTCCGTATACTCAAATCCAATCTATACATTATCTATCTATACTATGAGGTGTATATTAAAGGAAAACTGGGATATTGTTATTGCTCAGTgctgatgcaaaaaaaaaaacacattgcagCTGCCAAGTACAAATATTGTAGAATGGAAATAAAGCTCTTCAGTATTTACAATCTTGTGGTGCAACAGTGCAGTTTTTCTTAATAATATCAGTTATAATGTTATTTTGTCATATAGAGGGCCTGACTTTGATAGAGATTATTGCAATTACTCACCAACCAAGAGttcacattgttttcttttaaacttgACCTCAATCTATTccccattaaaaacacaaccatAGCAGCTGCAGATTACATAGCACTTGTTTTACAGCGCTGTGCATTTGGGAATCACTGACAAATTATTTGCCTTACCATGAGTACGTCAGATGGGTTTCCTGGAAGGAAATGATAATCATACAGCCTTTCCTGCTTGGTTTGAAAGATTTGTTGCAAATATTGACCACTTGCTGCAAAAACTCTATATGCACAGGCcagaaaataataatcatcaaATAAATTTTTGATATATAACTGATGTGTTTATGCAGCGTCCTGCAGTGCCCTTATGCATTAACATCACAGCAAGTACATAAGAAATTTGCCTCTGTTACTAAAATTTTTATAAACTGTGCTCACAAAGAACAATTTctatagacacacacacgcgcgcat
Proteins encoded in this window:
- the LOC113124917 gene encoding heat shock protein 30-like; this encodes MLCSHGFQSALRPFMGFSWPVRSLWPEVRPLFCQQDLLQRNLQELCSSLELMHKLQHKILEETEPFQSSGTVQPLSFQLDKEGQHFGLTLDTRGFSPEELSVRQVGRKLRVSGKTEKKQEDGKGSYSYRLQEFRQEFDLPEGLNPEAVTCCLAPDGKLHIQAAKAPCVEEAERELTIKRSLEEKPQQSVCPHTEDNSTDTGSTGQP